The following proteins are co-located in the Trueperaceae bacterium genome:
- a CDS encoding AEC family transporter, with protein sequence MPLVASALAPLVLLIGVGVALARGRFLPDGFWPGLDRLNYWVFFPALILESLATSEVGLGGSGRVAVALWGGLALVALATLTLRRVVAADGPAFSSVFQGAVRFNSYVAFLVVPVLYPGSDGAVALFVALTVPVVNVLAVLVLARFAGAAALDGRTLLRSIASNPLIAASLLGLVANVAGTPLGPLARALELLGQAALAAGLLSVGASLRFREAGRRTRPILASMALKFVALPLATFALGVALALPAAWLGPLVLFQAMPTASASYVLARAMGGDERLMASILAIHTVAAIGTLPLAYAALQAALRAASGG encoded by the coding sequence CTGTTGATCGGGGTCGGCGTGGCGCTCGCCCGGGGGCGGTTCCTCCCCGACGGGTTCTGGCCGGGCCTGGACCGCCTGAACTACTGGGTGTTCTTCCCGGCGTTGATCCTCGAGAGCCTCGCGACGTCCGAGGTGGGGCTCGGCGGGAGTGGGCGGGTGGCGGTCGCCCTGTGGGGCGGGTTGGCCCTCGTCGCCCTCGCGACGCTCACGCTGCGCCGCGTCGTCGCCGCGGACGGGCCGGCGTTCAGTTCGGTCTTCCAGGGCGCCGTACGCTTCAACAGCTACGTCGCGTTCCTCGTCGTGCCGGTCCTCTACCCCGGCAGCGACGGCGCCGTCGCGCTGTTCGTCGCCCTGACCGTCCCGGTCGTCAACGTCCTCGCGGTCCTGGTCCTGGCGCGCTTCGCGGGCGCTGCGGCCCTCGACGGGCGCACGCTGCTGCGCTCGATCGCCTCCAACCCGCTGATCGCCGCGTCGCTGCTGGGGCTCGTCGCGAACGTCGCGGGCACGCCGCTCGGGCCGCTCGCGCGGGCGCTGGAGCTGTTGGGGCAGGCCGCCCTCGCCGCGGGCCTGCTGTCGGTCGGCGCCAGCCTCCGCTTCCGCGAAGCGGGGCGGCGGACGCGACCGATCCTGGCGTCCATGGCGCTCAAGTTCGTGGCGCTGCCGCTCGCGACGTTCGCGCTCGGGGTCGCCCTCGCGCTGCCGGCCGCCTGGTTGGGGCCGCTGGTGTTGTTCCAGGCGATGCCGACCGCGTCCGCCTCGTACGTCCTGGCCCGCGCCATGGGGGGCGACGAACGCCTGATGGCGTCGATCCTCGCGATCCACACCGTCGCCGCGATCGGGACGCTGCCGCTGGCCTACGCCGCGCTCCAAGCGGCGCTTCGGGCGGCGTCCGGGGGGTGA
- a CDS encoding amidohydrolase has translation MDTMHARAQALTEKTVATRRDLHMHPETAFQEVRTAGVVDARLRELGLTPRTGVGGTGVVAVWDAGRPGPTVLARADMDALPVPDAKDVPYASTTPGQAHACGHDGHTAVLLSVAETVVGMGDALAGRVVFVFQPAEEVMPGGAEAMLQDGALEGLAIDHVTGLHLSSQYPTGTVALRAGPAMAATDTYDLILRGRGGHAARPQETIDPIVAGAELVTTLQTLVSRELDPIDRAVISVTRFEAGSAYNVIPQEAHLAGTLRTFEADTRERLRERIHEVAASVAATHRAEADVRWTSGFPAVVNDPTEADRLRAVAERVVGPERVVEMAPIMGGDDMAYWLQQAPGCYAFVGASGGDATAWPHHHPNFDVDEAALPIAVELLASSIVDALGGPTD, from the coding sequence ATGGACACGATGCACGCACGCGCTCAGGCCCTGACCGAGAAGACCGTCGCGACCCGCCGCGACCTCCACATGCACCCCGAGACCGCCTTCCAGGAGGTCCGCACGGCGGGCGTCGTCGACGCCCGCCTGCGCGAACTCGGCCTGACCCCCCGGACCGGCGTCGGGGGGACCGGCGTCGTCGCGGTGTGGGACGCCGGTCGGCCCGGCCCGACGGTGTTGGCCCGCGCCGACATGGACGCCCTGCCGGTGCCCGACGCGAAGGACGTGCCGTACGCCTCGACGACCCCCGGACAGGCGCACGCGTGCGGGCACGACGGCCATACGGCGGTCCTGCTGTCGGTCGCGGAGACCGTCGTCGGGATGGGCGACGCCCTCGCGGGCCGCGTGGTGTTCGTCTTCCAGCCCGCCGAGGAGGTCATGCCGGGCGGGGCGGAGGCGATGCTGCAGGACGGCGCCCTCGAGGGCCTCGCGATCGACCACGTGACCGGCCTGCACCTCTCCAGCCAGTACCCGACCGGCACGGTCGCGCTGCGGGCCGGACCGGCGATGGCGGCGACCGATACGTACGACCTGATCCTCCGGGGGCGCGGCGGGCACGCCGCCCGCCCGCAGGAGACGATCGATCCGATCGTGGCCGGCGCGGAGCTCGTCACGACCCTCCAGACGCTCGTCTCGCGCGAGCTCGACCCGATCGACCGGGCGGTGATCAGCGTGACCCGCTTCGAGGCGGGCAGCGCCTACAACGTCATTCCGCAGGAGGCGCACCTCGCCGGGACGCTCCGCACCTTCGAGGCGGACACCCGCGAACGGCTCCGCGAGCGCATCCACGAGGTCGCGGCGTCGGTCGCCGCGACGCACCGCGCGGAGGCCGACGTGCGGTGGACGTCGGGGTTCCCGGCGGTCGTCAACGACCCGACCGAGGCCGACCGGCTCCGCGCCGTCGCGGAGCGCGTCGTCGGCCCCGAACGGGTGGTCGAGATGGCGCCCATCATGGGCGGCGACGACATGGCGTACTGGCTCCAGCAGGCGCCCGGCTGTTACGCGTTCGTCGGCGCGTCGGGCGGCGACGCGACCGCCTGGCCGCACCACCACCCGAACTTCGACGTCGACGAGGCGGCGCTGCCGATCGCCGTCGAGCTGCTCGCCTCGAGCATCGTCGACGCGCTCGGCGGACCGACCGACTGA